In one window of Lepidochelys kempii isolate rLepKem1 chromosome 27, rLepKem1.hap2, whole genome shotgun sequence DNA:
- the DCAKD gene encoding dephospho-CoA kinase domain-containing protein isoform X1, which produces MSCGGEGRPWLCPTAVAWGWRGEQDHSDAQHWAGCQGVASPGPFFLMEIPGPWQGLEHVHPSCQGWDGDCIGCKPPEWGTSCQGTTISMEVEAPGILLPTLVPAAPAHLETPSPVHPSLHSLSRMFLVGLSGGIASGKSTVVAVFRELGCAVIDADVIARQVVQPRFLAYQQIVHYFGNEILLESGEINREALGNIIFSHPEKRQLLNSITHPKIQKEMLKQIFKYFVLGYRYVILDIPLLFETNTVTKFMKHTVLVYSDPQTQLLRLMKRNGLAQTEAEARIASQLPLDEKCKLADHVIDNSGDWESTRRQVLRLHSQLEDSLDFLLVRLVAVTAVAGVGGLVCFLLRHFLP; this is translated from the exons ATGTcttgtgggggagagggcaggccCTGGCTGTGTCCCACTGCTGTGgcgtgggggtggagaggagagcAGGACCATAGTGATGCACAACATTGGGCTGGCTGTCAGGGCGTGGCCTCGCCCGGTCCCTTCTTCCTAATGGAAATACCTGGCccatggcaggggctggagcatgtgcATCCCAGCTgccaggggtgggatggggactGCATTGGATGCAAGCCACCGGAGTGGGGGACCAGCTGCCAAGGAACTACCATCAGTATGGAAGTAGAAGCTCCTGGGATTCTCCTTCCCACCCTGGTGCCAGCTGCCCCTGCTCACCTTGAAACTCCCTCTCCTGTTCATCCGTCTCTCCATTCACTG aGCAGGATGTTCCTGGTCGGTCTGTCCGGTGGAATTGCTTCAGGAAAAAGCACAGTAGTGGCAGTATTCCGGGAACTGGGCTGTGCAGTGATTGATGCCGATGTTATTGCCAGACAGG TGGTTCAGCCCCGCTTCTTAGCCTATCAGCAGATAGTGCATTACTTTGGAAATGAAATCCTCTTGGAGAGTGGGGAGATAAACCGGGAGGCTCTGGGAAACATTATCTTCTCCCACCCGGAAAAACGGCAGCTGCTGAACTCCATCACTCACCCTAAGATCCAGAAAGAGATGCTGAAACAGATCTTTAAATACTTTGTGTTAG GCTACCGCTATGTGATTCTGGACATTCCTCTGTTGTTTGAGACCAACACAGTAACCAAGTTCATGAAACACACAGTGCTGGTTTACAG TGATCCACAGACACAGCTGTTACGACTGATGAAGAGGAATGGCCTGGCCCAGACAGAGGCAGAAGCGCGCATCGCCTCCCAGCTGCCGCTTGATGAGAAGTGCAAATTAGCTGACCACGTGATTGACAACTCCGGGGACTGGGAGAGCACGCGGAGGCAGGTCCTGAGACTGCACTCTCAGCTGGAGGACTCTCTGGATTTCCTCTTGGTGCGCTTAGTGGCAGTCACAGCAGTTGCTGGAGTTGGTGGGCTGGTGTGCTTTCTCCTCAGGCATTTTCTCCcttaa
- the DCAKD gene encoding dephospho-CoA kinase domain-containing protein isoform X2: MFLVGLSGGIASGKSTVVAVFRELGCAVIDADVIARQVVQPRFLAYQQIVHYFGNEILLESGEINREALGNIIFSHPEKRQLLNSITHPKIQKEMLKQIFKYFVLGYRYVILDIPLLFETNTVTKFMKHTVLVYSDPQTQLLRLMKRNGLAQTEAEARIASQLPLDEKCKLADHVIDNSGDWESTRRQVLRLHSQLEDSLDFLLVRLVAVTAVAGVGGLVCFLLRHFLP; this comes from the exons ATGTTCCTGGTCGGTCTGTCCGGTGGAATTGCTTCAGGAAAAAGCACAGTAGTGGCAGTATTCCGGGAACTGGGCTGTGCAGTGATTGATGCCGATGTTATTGCCAGACAGG TGGTTCAGCCCCGCTTCTTAGCCTATCAGCAGATAGTGCATTACTTTGGAAATGAAATCCTCTTGGAGAGTGGGGAGATAAACCGGGAGGCTCTGGGAAACATTATCTTCTCCCACCCGGAAAAACGGCAGCTGCTGAACTCCATCACTCACCCTAAGATCCAGAAAGAGATGCTGAAACAGATCTTTAAATACTTTGTGTTAG GCTACCGCTATGTGATTCTGGACATTCCTCTGTTGTTTGAGACCAACACAGTAACCAAGTTCATGAAACACACAGTGCTGGTTTACAG TGATCCACAGACACAGCTGTTACGACTGATGAAGAGGAATGGCCTGGCCCAGACAGAGGCAGAAGCGCGCATCGCCTCCCAGCTGCCGCTTGATGAGAAGTGCAAATTAGCTGACCACGTGATTGACAACTCCGGGGACTGGGAGAGCACGCGGAGGCAGGTCCTGAGACTGCACTCTCAGCTGGAGGACTCTCTGGATTTCCTCTTGGTGCGCTTAGTGGCAGTCACAGCAGTTGCTGGAGTTGGTGGGCTGGTGTGCTTTCTCCTCAGGCATTTTCTCCcttaa